The following DNA comes from Nocardioides panzhihuensis.
GGGCCTCACGTAGGAGAACCTTCGTCCCGGTCTCGACCTTGTGGCCCGACGGGCGACGCAGCGCCATCTTCGCGCCGCCTCGGGTGACTGCGTACAGCTCGTTCTGGGAGCCGCCCGAGAGGGGCGAGACCTCCGCCAGCTCGCCGGCGCCGGGCAGGCCCTCGGCATCCATCCACCTGCTGAGTGATTCGATGTCCATGCCTGGAAAGGTAGTTACCCTCATGGCAGAATACAATTACTCAGACCGCGTGACGAGACGAAGGAGCCTCCGTGCCACCCAGCCAGGCCAGTCCCCCGACGGCGGCGACCATGCTCGCCGCTCGCATCCACCGGCTCGGTTCGCCCGACGCGGTGCAGCTGGACACCGTCCCTCGACCCGCGGCGGGTCCCGGCGAACTGCTGGTCGCCGTGCATGCGGCGGCGGTGAACTTCCCCGACACACTCATGATCGAGGGCCGCTACCAGACCGAGACACCTTTCCCCTTCACCCCGGGTCACGAGTGCGCCGGCGTCGTCGCCGAGGTCGGCGCCGGGGTGACGGGATGGGAGGTCGGCGACCGGGTGGCGTTCCTGGCCCCCGGCACCTTCGCTGAGTACGTCGCCGCCCCTGCGGCCGCGGCGGTGCGGGTGCCGACCTCGGTCGGTTTCGCGGAGGCGGCCGCGACCTGGGTCTGCCACCTGACGGCGTACCACGCGCTGCGGTCGGTGGCGGAGGTCGCTGCCGGGGAGACGGCGCTCGTGCTCGGCGCGGGCGGCGGACTGGGGCTCGCCGCGGTCGAGCTGGCCTCGGTACTGGGCGCCACCGTGGTTGCCGCCGCCTCCTCGCCGGAGAAGCTCGCCGCCGCGCGCTCCCGCGGAGCCGATCATCTCGTCGACTACACCGCGGACGCGCTGCGGCCGGGGCTGCACGGCGCGGTCGGCAAGGGAAGGATCGACGTGGTGCTCGACCCCGTCGGCGGCAGCCTCGCCGAGGAGGCGCTGCGCGAGATGCGATGGGGCGGCCGGTTCGTCACGCTCGGCTTCGCGAGCGGGGACATCCCACGGATCCCGCTCAACCTGGTGCTGCTCAAGGGTGTGAGCATCAGGGGCCTGGAGGTGCGTACGTTCCCCGAGCACGCCCCCGAGGCATCGGCCCGCGACCGGGCGGAGCTGACCGACCTGTGGGCCGCCGGACGGTTCCACGCCCTGGTCGGCGCAACCTTCCCTCTCGACCGGACGGGCGAGGCCCTGGCGTACGTCGCCGGCCGCCGGGCCGTCGGCAAGACCGTCATCACCGTGCGCCCCGGATGAGCACGTCGGGGTCGGCCCGCGCACAGGACCGACCCCGACGATGCCCGCTCCTCTCAGGCCAGCTGGAGGAGCATGCAGCCGGCCTCGGGACCACCCCCGACCCCGACGGCGGCGAGCGAGACGTCCTTGGCGATCTGCCGCTCCCCCGCCTGTCGCCAGAGCTGGGCACAGGCCTCGTGGACGAACCCATAGCCGTGGAGCCGCCCGGCGGAGAGCTGCCCACCGTGCGGGTTGATCGGTAGCCGGCCGTCGAGGCGGTAGTTCTCCTCGTCGTCCAGGAACGGCCCGACCTTGCCGTGCTCGGTGAAGCCGAACGCCTCGATCCACTGGGTGCACAGGTAGCTGAAACCGTCATACAGGGTCGCGAAGTCGACGTCAGCCGGGGTGAGCCCGGTGGTCTCCCACATCGAAGCGGCGGCGTCGTGGGCGGCCATCGTGGTCAGGTCCGCACGCTGGTCCCAGCTGTGCCGCTCGTCGAGCGCCGCACCGGCCGCCGCGATGGAGATGGCCGGGTTGGCGAGCCCCGCGGACGCCTCGCGCCGCGACACGATGACCGCTGTCGCGCCGTCGGCCGGGATGTCGCAGTCGTAGAGCCCGAAGGGCCACGAGACCATCCGGGCGCCCAGATAGTCCTCCATCGTCATCGGCGTGCGGTAGATGGCGTCAGGGTTGAGCCCGGCGTTGGCACGCGAGTTGATGACGAGCTTGCCGATCTGCTCGCGGGTGAGGCCGAACTCGTGCATGTAGCGCTGGGCGTACATCCCGATCCAGTTCGCCGGTGATGCCGCGCCGAACGGAACCCGGAACTCCGAGTGGCCCCCGGCGCGCACCGACTTGGTGGTCAGCGCCGCGGCCCGGCCGCCGGCCTGCGCGGTCGCCTCCCAGACCGAGCGGAAGCAGAGCACGTGGGTGGCCCGCCCCGAGGCGACCGCCGCGGCCGCATCGAGCAGGGTGCCGATCTGCCCGGAGGTCTCCACTCCGCTGACGTGCCACCGTGTGCGGAGCCCGAAGGCGTCGCGTACGTCATGGGTGGTCGCGCCGACGAAGCCGCCCTCGGCGGCGACCGGACCGGGGTAGCTGGCCACACCGTCGATGTCGTCGAAGGTGAGTCCGGCGTGGGCGACGGCTCGCTCGGCCGCCTCCAGGGCGAGGTCGATGCCGGTACGACCGATCCGGCGGCCGATCTGAGACTGTCCGACGCCGGTGATGACCGCGCGGTTCTCCACGAAACTCATGCCGTCACCGGCCGGAACATCGGGAGGGCGACGTCACCCTGCTGGTCGAACACGACCTCGACCGGCATGCCGACCTCGACCGCATCGACGTCGACGTCCACCAGACAGGTGGTCAGGCGCAGGCCCTCCTGCTCCTCGAGCTCGACCATCGCCACGGCGTACGGCGGCGGGAAGGCCGGGAACCACGGGTGGTGGTTGATGGAGTACGCCGCCACCCGAGCGCGCCCGGAGGCGACCTCGGGGGACACATCGCGGCTGCGGCACTTCCAGCAGGCACCGACCGGTGGGTGGATCCACTGGCGGCACTCCTGGCAGCGGTTGATGCGAAGCTCGTTCTCGAGCCCTCCCGTCCAGAACTCTCGCGAGTCGGGCGTGACCTCGGGGAGCATCCGCCCCTGTGGTTCTGTCATGAGTCCTCCGCCTGTCGTATTTGTACTGACTGTCAGATGTTCCACGCGGCAGCACGGAACCACCACGATCTTCCGACACATTCAGTCGTAAAAGTTGTGATCACGGCCACACTATCCCAGCATCTATATGTACACTCAGTCAGAAATCGAGGTGCGGCACGCGCCTTCCAAGACGTTGAGAGGTAAGCATCGTGGTCGGTGTGATGAACGGAATCCGGGTTGTCGAGGTCGCGGCATGGACGTATGTGCCGGTGGCCGGAGCCCTGATGACCGAGTGGGGCGCGGACGTACTGAAGATCGAGCACCCGGAGGTCGGCGACCCCCAGCGCGGCCTGGTGACCTCGGGCCTGGTCCCGGCCGGCGGCGTCTCGCACATGTTCGAGCTGCCCAACCGCGGCAAGCGCAGCGTGGCGCTGGACCTGAAGACCGAGGAGGGCCACGAGCTGCTCATGAAGCTCGTCGCCACGGCAGATGTCTTCCTGACCAACTTCCGCCCCTCGGGGCGCAAGAAGCTGCGCATCGACGTCGACGACGTGCGCGCGGTCAACCCCAACATCATCTATGCCCGCGGCTCGGCGGCAGGCCAGCAGGGCCCCGAGGCGGAGCGGGGCGGCTACGACCTGACCTCATTCTGGGCGCGCACCGGCATCGCCTCCAACGTCAGCCCCGACAGTCTCGGCTTCCCGGTGACCATGCCCGGCCCGGCATTCGGTGACGTGCTCGGCGGCCTCGCACTCGCGGGCGCCGTCAGCACCGCGCTCTTCCACCGTGAGCGAACCGGGGAGGCCATCGAGGTCGACGGCTCGCTGCTCGCGACCGGCGCCTGGGCGATGGGCGGCACGATCGCCGGGGCACACGCCTTCAACCAGAAGGTCTACCCCAAGCACACCCCCGACCGCGCCCCCAACCCCCTGGTCAACTCCTACCGCACCGCCGACGACCGCTACGTCACCCTGGTGATGCTGGAGTCCGACCGGTTCTGGCCCGAGCTGACCACCGCCCTCGGGGTGCCTGAGCTGATCACCGACGAGCGGTTCGACACCCATGCCAAGCGCGGGAAGAACCACGTGGAGGCGATCGCCGAGCTCTCGGCGGCGTTCGGGAGGAAGACGTACGCCGAATGGGAGCCGATCCTGGAGAAGCTCAACGGCGCCTGGGCCAAGGTCCAGCACCCGATCGAGGTGGTCGAGGACCCGCAGATCGTCGCGAACGGCTACATCGCCGACCTGGAGGACTACAACGGCACGCCGTTCAAGCTGGTCTCATCGCCGGTGCAGTTCGACAACGCGCCGGGCGAGACCCGCCGCTCCCCCGAGCACGGCGAGCACACCGACGAGGTGCTCGGCGAGATCGGCCTGTCGATGGAGGAGATCATCGAGATGAAGGTCAGCGGCGCGATCCTCTGAGCCGGATCAACGGCGGGAGGAGACTGGCCTCCTCCCGCCGTTGCTCACACCGCGTCGGGGTTGCGGACTTCCAGCCCGAGGAAGCGGCGGGCGTTGTCACCCATGAAGTCGTAGGTGCGCTTGACGTCCATGCCCTCGGCGTACTTCCAGAAGCCCTTCGGCTCGGTCAGGCCCTCGGGGTGCGGGAAGTCGGAGCCGAACATCACGCGGTCCCAGCCGACCGTCTCGACGACGTCGGCGACCGAGCCCTCCCAGAACGGGCTGATCCAGATGTTGCGGCGGAAGACGTCGACGGGATGCTCGGGGAACGCCTGCGGCATCTTCTTGTAGAAGTCCTCGTAGTCATGGAAGAGCGGGTGCAGCCAGGCGCTGCCGTTCTCCACGCTGGCGATGCGCAGCTTCGGGAACCGGGTCAGGGTTCCGTGGCAGATCAGGCTGGTGATCATGTCGGTGATCTCGCGGTGGCCCAGAGCGATCCACCGAAACGAGCTCATCTCGGTGAAGACCTTGCTCTCCGGCGGCTCCCACATGTTGATGTAGGAGTCCAGCGGTGGCTGGCTGGCGTGCAGTACGACCGGCAGCCCGGCGGCCTCGACGGCGCGCCAGAACGGGTCGAACTCCGGGAGCGCAGGCGAGCGCCAGCCCTTCCAGTCCCGCACCGGCGCCGGCTTGATCAAGATGACCTTGGCGCCGTTGGCGAGGACGTACTCCAGCTCCTTCATCGCCTCGGACAGGATGCCGAGGTTGATCACCGGCGTCATGAACAGCCGGTCCTCGTGGGTGAAGCCCCACGTCTCCAGCATCCACTGGTTGAGGGCATGGATCATCGCCGCGCACAGCTCGGGGTCATCGGCCGCGGAGTGCTCGACGAGGTTGGCCAGGGTCGGGTAGACCATCGCCTGGTCGACCCCTTGCCGGTCGAGCGCGTCGATTCGCGGGGCAGGCGCCCGGAAGGAGGGCGCGGACTCGATGATCTGCTCGCGGGCCATCTGCGTGAGCGTCTTGCCCTCGCGGTTCTCCGCGGCGAAGAACTTCTCCCACGCACCAGGTGCCGCGACCCGGTCGAAGGTGGGGTTGGGGATGTAGTCGCGAATCTGACCGAGGATCGAGATCCGGGTCTGCCGGCCGACCTGCACGAACTGGACGGCCGAGGCGTATTTCTCGGGCAGATACCTGGTCAGCGCGTCGGGCGTCTCGTACATGTGCGAGTCGGCGTCGAAGATCGGCGCGTCCTTGAACTGGTCGGCGTCCTGGCCGGGCGCGACGGGAACGGGTTGCGACATGGCGATCCTTTCGAGGTCAACACCGGTAGGACTGAGACTAGGCGTACTTGACACAAGTGTCAACTAGCGTCCAGCCCCGTTCCCCGAGCGACATCTGGACATGCCGGGCGACATTGTTGACTTGTTCGTCAACTACGGAGTTCAATGACAAGGCCGACCGCCACCGCCGGTCCGAGCTCCGCCGGCCTCCGTGCTGCCGTTGAACTCCACCGGTGAGGTCCGCGGCGTTCCCATCCGGACCGGACCTGGAGAACCAACATGAACAGTCGACGCCTCTTCGCCGCCGCAGTGGCCGTGACCAGTCTTGCGCTGTCGGCCCTGGCGACGCCCCCGACGAGTGCTGCATCGCCCACACCCACCGACGGTGGTTACACCTCCTCGATCACGAGGACCGAACACGTCACGACCCGCTACGGCAACAGGGTCACCATCGAGCTCGAGCTGCCCGCGATCGACGGCAGAGCCGCACCCGGGAGGTTCCCGGTGGTGGCATGCCTCTGCTACATCACCGACGTGGACACCGAGGGACTCTCGCTTCCCAACGGTCAGATGTCCGACTTCGTGAGAGCCGGCTATGTCGCCGCCACCGTGCGTGTCTCAGGCAGTGGCACGAGCGAGGGAGGCCCGTGGAACCTGGCCGACCCGAAGTGGCAGCGGGAGAACTACGACGCGATCGAGTGGCTCGGCACGCAGCCGTGGTCGACCGGAAAGGTCGGCACCGTCGGCGAGTCGGGCAACGGGATGAGCCAGATCTTCACGTCCCAGCTGAGGCCACCACACCTGACGACGATGATCGTGACGGCATCCGGAGCGGACAGCTATGACACCTTGATGCCCGGTGGCATGGTGAGCCTCCAGATCGCAGCGTTCGCCTGCGGCATCCCGGGTGCGGCGACGAACCTGCTCAACGGGCTCCCGGTGCCCGTGCTCAACAACTCGCGTCCAGCGGTCTCCATCGACGAGGTCAAGTACCTGCTCGAGGCGAATGCGAAGAAGGTCCGCAGAGGAAACAACCTCAAGCCCTTCTGCCCGCTGACGCAGGGCTGGTACCAGCACCGGACCAGGGACTCCTTCTGGCGGGGCGGTCCCCTGGCGAAGGTCGACAAGGTCACCATCCCCGTGTGGGCCTGGAGCGGCTGGGACGACATCTTCAACCGTGCGATTCCCAACCTGTACGGCACCGTCGGCTCCCAGCAGAAGATGCTGGCGATGGGGCTGAACTCCCACGAGGCGCCCGGAGGCTCCTTCTTGGTCCCCGACCCGGCGGGCGGCGACGGCTTCGACCAGCACAAGCAGGCCATCGAGTGGTTCGACCATTTCCTCAAGGGCAAGCAGAACGGCATCGTCGAGCGCGTCAGGAGCGGACGCTTCGAGTACTACCTCAACGGGGCCTGGACCTGGCAGAGCGCACCGACCTATCCGATCCCAGGCACCGACTACACGAACTACTACCTCGACGGCGACGCAGGGATCTCGCGCCGGAGCGGCGCCGTGAGTGTCGGCAAGGCACCGACCGAAGACGGTTCGGACACCTACCTCTACACGCTCGCCGACGGCCTCAAGCAGTTCGCCACCGGACCGACCGAGCTCACCGACAACCTGGTGAACCCGGTCGACCCCAACAACGCGACGAACGACAACGCGGTCTTCAACAATCTCACCAACGGCGATCAGCGACTCGGACTCGGCAGCGACACGGTGAGCTACCTGACACCACCGCTGACGCGCGACGTCGAGGTCACGGGGCCGATCTCGGCGAGCCTCTTCGCCAAGACCAGCTCGCCCGACACCGACTTCGTGTTCCGGATCGCAGATGTCTTCCCGAGCAGCCCTGCGAAAGAGGCCCAGCCGGGCTTCTGGAAGTTCGTCACCTCGGGAAACCTCCGTGGCCAGTTCCGCAGCTCCTTCACCGGCTACCAGAAGCTGACGCCGATCCCGAAGGGAGCGGTGGTCAGGTACGACATCGAGGGCTACCCGACGTCGTACCTGTTCAAGAAGGGGCACCGGATCGCCTTCACCATCCGCTCCTCGAACGCGCCCCGGCTCATGCCGAACACGCATCCGGCGAAGGTGACCATCATGCACGGACCGTCCTACCCGAGCTCGGTCAAGCTGCCGGTCATCCCGGCCGGCCTGACCACGCCGATCGAGGTCGACTAGAGGCTGGTACGGCCGGCGGCGCGATCCTCAGGTCGACAGGATCGTGACCGCGGCCGTGCCGGGGGCGCCGTACAGCTGGGCGTAGCCGACCTTTGCGCCCGCGACCTGGCGGCCACCGGCACGGCCACGCAGCTGGTTGGCCAGCTCGTAGATCTGCCGCAACCCGGAGGCACCGACCGGCTCGCCGTTGGCGAGCAGGCCGCCGTCGGTGTTGACCGGGAGCCGGCCGCCGATCTCGGTGGCACCTTCAGCGATGAGCTGCTCCTGCTCACCGTCGGCACAGAAGCCGTTCTCGGCCAGGTGGATGATCTCCGAGCCTGCGTCGGTGTCCTGCAGCTGGATCACGTCGACGTCCTCGGGACCGATGCCCGCCTGCTCGTAGGCCGCGTTCGAGGCGTACACCGTCGGGCTCGGGACCGACTCCAGCGGCAGCGACGGGCTGAGCAGCTCGAAGGCGCCCTCCCGGCGGGAGAACAGGGTGCTGGCGCGCAGGTAGATCGGAGTGTCGGTGTACTTGTGGGCGATGTCGGCGCGGCAGAGCACCACGGCCGCCGCGCCCTCGTCGGGGCCGCAGTACATGTATTGCCGCAGCGGCCAGTTGAGCACCGGCGAGGCGAGGATCTCCTCCTCCGCGATCGGTTTACGCCGCCAGGCGTGCGCGGTGCGCTCGCCGTTGCGGAAGGCCTTCGCCGCCACCTTGGCCAGGGTCTCGTGGCTGATCTGGTGGTCGTGCATGTAGCGGTTGATCTTCAGACCGAAGAAGTGCGTGGTCAGGAAGAGCCCGGCCTCGCCGTACCAGTTGGGCAGGCCGGAGACCGAGGGGTGATCTGAGAAGGCGCCGCGCGGGTGCTTGTCGAGGCCGACGGCCACGGTGAGCTCGTGGTCGCCGAGCCGGATCGCGTTCGCCGCCTGGGCCAGCACGGTCGCGCCCGAGGCGCAGCCGGTGAACGTCGCCCGAGCGGGGATGCCGGTCATCCCGAGCAGGCCGGTGATCGCCTCCGGGTTCTTGACCTCCATGCTCGAGGCCCACAGCGCCTGTACGTCGCTCCAGCCGACGCCGGCGTCGGCGAGAGCGTCGATCACGGCGTCCTCGCCCATCTCTAGGGCGGACTTGCCGTCGTAGCGGCCGAAGGGGTGCAGCCCCACGCCGATGATGGCGACCTCGGGCTCAGTCATCGGTTGCTCCCGTTCCCGCGTCGGCCACCGGCGCGAACGCGTAGATCATCGTCTGGTTGCCCGCGGCGTCGGTGCCGAAGGGCACGATCCGAAGCTCCATCGGCTGCCCGATCGACAGCATCGAAGGGTCGGGCTCGGTGAGCCGGGCCTCGATGCGCAGCGCACCGGGCAGCTCGACGTATCCGACCGAGAACGGCTCGAAGCTCTGGGGGTCGTCATCACCTGCATACGGCGGGGCCGGCGGCCGGAACCGCTGGGTGGTGAAGGCCCACAGCGTGCCGCTGCGAGGCAGCTCGACCTTCTCCAGCTCCTCGCGCACGCCCCCGATCAGGCGGTGGCTGCGGTAGGGGAAGACGAGCTTCCCGTCGGAGGAGCGGCCGGCGATCAGAGCGGGCTGGTCGGTCGGCCAGGTGAACAGGTCCTCTGCGATGGGCACCTGACTCATGGGGCATTTCCTTCCCGGGCGCGGACCCGTGACGGTGACGGAATCGGGATCGTCCTGACAACCAAGTAGAGCAGCAGTTGACACTTTCGTCAACAAGCATGTCAGGCCGGCTCGGCGGGACGGCGCACCTCTGACCTGGGACGGGACACCAGCTCGGCGACCACGCCGTCGGGGTCAGTCAGCACGACCACCGTGAAGCCGCCGGTCGGGGTGTCGACCATGGGGATGAACTCCGGTTCGGCGACGCTCCACCCGAGCCCGCGCAGGCGCTCGACCGCGCCGGACACGTCCTCGACGGCCAGGGCGATTCGATACAGACCCTCGGAGTTCGCACGCATGCCGTGCGGAACCGCGTCGGCGTCGAGATCGAACTCGAGGGAGAACGTCGGATCCTCGGCCACGCCGAGCGAGACCCCGTCAGGACGTACGTCACCGACCACCCGCCAGCCGAGCTCCGCGAACCAGGCGATCGTCCGGTCCAGGTCGGTGCTGACGAGGCGAGCATGAGAGAGCCTGCCGCCATCCCGTCCCTCGCGCGGCTCCGCACCCGGGTCGATCTCGACGATCTCGACCGGAACCCCGTCAGGACCTTGGGTCAGTACGCCCTTGCGCGACCGCCCGCGGACATAGACCTCGATCGGGTCGGCGTCCACCCCGGCCGGAAGGTCAGCCACGTCTGCGACCCGGATGCCGAGGCCGGCGAAGCCCGCCGCATGGCCGTCGGACAGCGCGGGACGCGGTGCGGTCGCAGGTTCCTGCCATTCGACGAGCTCCACGGCCGGCGCCGCGCGCGGGCCGCGGGCGTCGTACTCGAACCAGGTGTCGGAGACGGTCCGTCCCGGGATGCCGAGCGCGCTCCCGTCGGTGTCGTCGCTGGTCGAGCGCATCCGCAGCGTGAACCCGAAGCGCTCGTAGAAGGCCGCGGACCCGGCAGCGTCACGGGTGTTGACGTTGCAATGCAGGACTGCGTGCACGCCGGTCGTTGTGGGCGGTGGCTGCGATCGATCGCTCATGGCTCCTCGATTCGGACGGAAGTAGTTGACACTTTCGTCAAGATACTACTCCGAGCGCCGCCCTTTGCGCGCGAATCGACCATGGAAAGACGCACGGAGGGCGCCGCCGATGTCGGCGACGCCCTCCGTGCGCATGCAGTTCAGCTGGTCCGCGGGAACCGGAACAGGTCCCGAGCGTTGGTCTCGGTGATCTTGGTGACCTCGTCGTCGGGCACGTCGGCCAGCACCTCGGCGGCCCGCTTGCGACTGTTGGGCCAGTTGGAGTCGGAGTGCGGGAAGTCGATCTCCAGCATCATCTTGTCCACGCCGATGACGTTGCGGTTCTTGACCCCGAAGTCGTCGTCGATGAAGCAGCCCCAGATGTGCTTCTGGAACAGGTCCGAGGGGCGGGCGTCGAAGTCGATCGGCTGGTAGTAGCGGTGCCGCTCCCAGACGAAGTCGCAGCGCTCCAGGATGTAGGGGATCCAGCCGATGCCGCCCTCGGCGAGGGAGAACTTCAGGTTCGGGTGACGCTGAAGCGCCCCGGAGAAGAGCAGATCGGTGGTGCTCCACATCAGGTTGGACGAGAACAGCGTGATCGCGACGGCGAACGGGGCGTCAGGCATCCGCTGCAGGCCGTCGGCGGTCGCCTGCATTCCCGAGAACGAGAAGCCCGGGACGTACGCGCTGGAGCCGAAGTGCATCGAGAGGACCATGTCGGTCTCCTCACACAGCGAGAAGAACTCGTCCCATTCGCGGCTGTGGAAGCTCGGCAGGCCGAGCGGCACGGGGCTGTCCGGGAACGAGACCGTTCGCGCCCCCTTCGCCGCAACCCTGGCGACCTCGGCCTTCATCAGCTCGATGTCCCACAGCGGCAGGATCGCCAGCGGGATGTAACGGTCCGGCGCGGTCGCGCACCACTCGTCGATGTGGAAGTCGTTCCACGCCTGGACGCACAGGAGCGCCAGCTCCTTGTCGGGGGCACGGAAGAACGTGCCACCACCGAAGCCGGGGAACGACGGGAAGCAGAGCGCGGACTGGACGCCGTCGGTGTCCATGTCCTTGACCCGGGCAGCCGGGTCGTAGCAGCCGGGGATCATGTCCTCATAGCGCACCGGGTCCATCCCCCACTCCTCGGGAGGCTTGCCCGCGACGGCGTTGAGGCCGATGGTCGGCGAGACGATCCCGTCGTAGTGCCACAGGTGCTTGCCGTCGGTCTCGATGATCCGCGGCCCCTTCTCCCTGAACTTCTCCGGGAGCCGGTCCTGCCACACCCGTGGGTGCTCGATCAGGTGGTCGTCGACCGAGACGATCTGGTGGTGGTCCTGCAGTGGCATCTTTGCTACTTCCTCTCGCTCCCCGTCGTGCAGATGCGATCGAGCGTATACCCTATTTGACAGTTGCGTCACCACTAGATACAGAGGCGATCGAGATGACCCTGCCCGACCCGGACGAGCTGCTGACCCGAGAAGACGAGGACGACCATGACCTACTCACCTACGGGGAGGCCGGCGTACGTCTTCAAGAGGCCGTGAGGGCCCAGCGAGACCTGGTGAAAAGCCTTGCTGACGAGGGATCGAGCGAATTGGCGGTTGCCCGGGCCCGCCTCGGCGAGCTGGAGGAAGCGGCCGCCCGCAACGCCCGTCAGCCGATCAACGACGAGAACTTCGAGCGCTTCTTCGGCTACCGAGGGAAGGCCGTACGCAACACCTGAGCCGCGTACCCACGGGCGTCGATAGCCAGAGAATCTGGCGTAATCGTCAGTTTCGCGGTCGCCGGCCGTCAACCGCGCGGAGCCCGATCCGGCCTCTCGTGACGGACGCCGAAGTCCATGTCCGCCATGCTTCCGATCGGCCGCACGTCCCGTCCGAGCCACGACGGCCTCGCCACGTGGCCCTCGGCCGGCCTGGCCCAGTCGACCCAGTCTCCCCAGTCGGCGCGAGACAGCGGGTCAGCCACCTGGCCTCCCGCTTCTGCCAGGGCGGCGCGGTGGCGCTGGTTGAACAGCTTCATCTCCTGCACCGTCCACCAGTCCGACTCGGCGGCCCAGCGGCCACCACCGGCGTACTCGATGATCTGCAGGGAGGGGAAGTCGATCGGCGCGCCGCCGGCTGGGTTGTCGGCGCGGTTGACCACCTGGTAGACGACCCGGGTTCCGTCGATGGCGTACCACATCAGCGGGGAGTAGACGTGCGCCGCGAACGACATGGTCCCCTCGAGGAACCGCTGGATCTCCGCGGGTCCCCGGAACGTGCCCCAGAAGTGGTCGTCGTATGTCGCGTCGTCGGTGAACAGCCGCGACCAGGCAGCCCAGTCCTCATGCACCGGGCCGGTGAGGAAGTAGTTCCGGAAGGCCTCCTCCATCTCGGGGCGCGGTGCCGTGTTTGCATTGTCCATCGTTTGCTCCTCGCTCTTCTTGACAACCCTGTCTGACATGAATGGTCAGGTTGTGGGACGGTGACTGGCGTCGATTCGGGCCTGAATCACATAGTGGCCAATGACACGCACCGCGCAAATCTGACATACCGTATCCTCATGACCCTGCCCCGTGGACTTCAAGAATCCTCGACGTTCCCTGACGCTGACCTGGCCACGCTGCTGGAGCTGGAGCAGATCGAGCCGGACATCTTCCGGGCCAACCTGGTCTTCGAGGATCAGTGGCATCTCTACGGGGGGCAGGTCGCCGCGCAGGCGCTGATGGCGGCCGGTCGCACCGTGACCGAGGAACGCCGGCCGCACTCGCTGCACGGCTACTTCCTGCGGCCCGGCGATGCCTCGATCCCGACGATCTTCGTCGTCGACCGTGACCGTGACGGCCGGTCCTTCTCCGCCCGCCGGGTCGTGGCTCGGCAGAACGGGAAGGTGATCTTCTCGATGGCGGCCTCGTTCACCGGCGGCGGCCCCGACCTCAACCGGCAGGCGCACGAGATGCCGCAGGTGCCGGCACCGGAGGAGTGCCGGGTCTGGGAGATCCCCCGGATGTTCTCCCTGGTCGGCGCCGTCCCGCCCG
Coding sequences within:
- a CDS encoding VOC family protein, with translation MSDRSQPPPTTTGVHAVLHCNVNTRDAAGSAAFYERFGFTLRMRSTSDDTDGSALGIPGRTVSDTWFEYDARGPRAAPAVELVEWQEPATAPRPALSDGHAAGFAGLGIRVADVADLPAGVDADPIEVYVRGRSRKGVLTQGPDGVPVEIVEIDPGAEPREGRDGGRLSHARLVSTDLDRTIAWFAELGWRVVGDVRPDGVSLGVAEDPTFSLEFDLDADAVPHGMRANSEGLYRIALAVEDVSGAVERLRGLGWSVAEPEFIPMVDTPTGGFTVVVLTDPDGVVAELVSRPRSEVRRPAEPA
- a CDS encoding acyl-CoA synthase; the encoded protein is MTLPDPDELLTREDEDDHDLLTYGEAGVRLQEAVRAQRDLVKSLADEGSSELAVARARLGELEEAAARNARQPINDENFERFFGYRGKAVRNT
- a CDS encoding amidohydrolase family protein; amino-acid sequence: MPLQDHHQIVSVDDHLIEHPRVWQDRLPEKFREKGPRIIETDGKHLWHYDGIVSPTIGLNAVAGKPPEEWGMDPVRYEDMIPGCYDPAARVKDMDTDGVQSALCFPSFPGFGGGTFFRAPDKELALLCVQAWNDFHIDEWCATAPDRYIPLAILPLWDIELMKAEVARVAAKGARTVSFPDSPVPLGLPSFHSREWDEFFSLCEETDMVLSMHFGSSAYVPGFSFSGMQATADGLQRMPDAPFAVAITLFSSNLMWSTTDLLFSGALQRHPNLKFSLAEGGIGWIPYILERCDFVWERHRYYQPIDFDARPSDLFQKHIWGCFIDDDFGVKNRNVIGVDKMMLEIDFPHSDSNWPNSRKRAAEVLADVPDDEVTKITETNARDLFRFPRTS
- a CDS encoding Zn-ribbon domain-containing OB-fold protein, with the protein product MSQVPIAEDLFTWPTDQPALIAGRSSDGKLVFPYRSHRLIGGVREELEKVELPRSGTLWAFTTQRFRPPAPPYAGDDDPQSFEPFSVGYVELPGALRIEARLTEPDPSMLSIGQPMELRIVPFGTDAAGNQTMIYAFAPVADAGTGATDD
- a CDS encoding nuclear transport factor 2 family protein, which produces MDNANTAPRPEMEEAFRNYFLTGPVHEDWAAWSRLFTDDATYDDHFWGTFRGPAEIQRFLEGTMSFAAHVYSPLMWYAIDGTRVVYQVVNRADNPAGGAPIDFPSLQIIEYAGGGRWAAESDWWTVQEMKLFNQRHRAALAEAGGQVADPLSRADWGDWVDWARPAEGHVARPSWLGRDVRPIGSMADMDFGVRHERPDRAPRG
- a CDS encoding thiolase family protein; this encodes MTEPEVAIIGVGLHPFGRYDGKSALEMGEDAVIDALADAGVGWSDVQALWASSMEVKNPEAITGLLGMTGIPARATFTGCASGATVLAQAANAIRLGDHELTVAVGLDKHPRGAFSDHPSVSGLPNWYGEAGLFLTTHFFGLKINRYMHDHQISHETLAKVAAKAFRNGERTAHAWRRKPIAEEEILASPVLNWPLRQYMYCGPDEGAAAVVLCRADIAHKYTDTPIYLRASTLFSRREGAFELLSPSLPLESVPSPTVYASNAAYEQAGIGPEDVDVIQLQDTDAGSEIIHLAENGFCADGEQEQLIAEGATEIGGRLPVNTDGGLLANGEPVGASGLRQIYELANQLRGRAGGRQVAGAKVGYAQLYGAPGTAAVTILST
- a CDS encoding acyl-CoA thioesterase — encoded protein: MTLPRGLQESSTFPDADLATLLELEQIEPDIFRANLVFEDQWHLYGGQVAAQALMAAGRTVTEERRPHSLHGYFLRPGDASIPTIFVVDRDRDGRSFSARRVVARQNGKVIFSMAASFTGGGPDLNRQAHEMPQVPAPEECRVWEIPRMFSLVGAVPPAPQGRRNSAWPSTFWARSRDGLGDSPLLNACALTYLSDVSGAVDHFETPGWDGAASLDHAVWFHHPTRVDEWLLSHYTPQTVADGRGLYTGSIFDQSGAVVASIAQEGLYQRVGYQPATRGQ